From the Chitinolyticbacter meiyuanensis genome, one window contains:
- the ilvC gene encoding ketol-acid reductoisomerase produces the protein MNVYYDKDCDISIIRGKKVAIIGYGSQGHAHACNLKDSGVDVTVGLRLGSATVKKAEAHGLKVTDVKTAVAGADVVMILTPDEFQSKLYKDEIEPNIKQGATLAFAHGFSIHYNQVVPRKDLDVIMVAPKAPGHTVRSEFVRGGGVPDLIAIFQDASGKAKQTALSYASGVGGGRTGIIETTFKDETETDLFGEQAVLCGGAVELVKMGYETLVEAGYEPEMAYFECLHELKLIVDLMFEGGIANMNYSISNNAEYGEYVTGPRVINEESRKAMRQALKNIQTGEYAKQFILEGQTNYASMTAARRNNAAHGIEVVGAKLRAMMPWIQANKIVDQSKN, from the coding sequence CTGAACGTTTACTACGACAAAGATTGTGATATCTCGATCATCCGCGGCAAGAAGGTCGCCATCATCGGCTACGGCTCGCAAGGCCACGCCCACGCCTGCAACCTGAAGGATTCGGGTGTCGACGTCACTGTCGGCCTGCGCCTGGGTTCGGCCACCGTGAAGAAGGCAGAAGCCCACGGCCTGAAGGTCACCGACGTGAAGACTGCCGTAGCCGGCGCCGACGTGGTCATGATCCTGACCCCGGACGAGTTCCAGTCCAAGCTGTACAAGGATGAGATCGAGCCGAACATCAAGCAAGGCGCAACGCTCGCCTTCGCCCACGGCTTTTCCATCCACTACAACCAGGTCGTCCCGCGCAAGGATCTGGACGTGATCATGGTTGCACCGAAGGCCCCGGGCCACACCGTGCGTTCGGAGTTCGTCCGTGGCGGCGGCGTGCCTGACCTGATCGCCATCTTCCAGGATGCATCGGGCAAGGCCAAGCAGACCGCACTGTCCTACGCTTCCGGCGTGGGCGGCGGCCGTACCGGCATCATCGAAACCACCTTCAAGGACGAGACCGAAACCGATCTGTTCGGCGAACAGGCCGTGCTGTGTGGTGGCGCCGTCGAGCTGGTGAAGATGGGTTACGAGACCCTGGTCGAAGCCGGCTACGAGCCGGAAATGGCCTACTTCGAGTGCCTGCACGAACTGAAGCTGATCGTCGATCTGATGTTCGAAGGCGGCATTGCCAACATGAACTACTCGATCTCGAACAACGCCGAGTACGGCGAGTACGTGACCGGCCCGCGCGTGATCAACGAAGAATCGCGCAAGGCCATGCGCCAGGCGCTGAAGAACATCCAGACTGGCGAATACGCCAAGCAGTTCATCCTGGAAGGCCAGACCAACTACGCATCGATGACCGCTGCACGCCGCAACAACGCGGCACACGGCATCGAAGTGGTCGGTGCCAAGCTGCGCGCAATGATGCCGTGGATCCAGGCGAACAAGATCGTCGACCAGTCCAAGAACTGA
- a CDS encoding LysR family transcriptional regulator, protein MGINQPTTLLSDLAAFAAVVDSGSFSAAARQLGLTPSAVSRQIARLERTLSTRLLERTTRQLRLSESGSEVYQYGREMVAAARGALEAAGKFSEAPRGKVRLSAPKAFARQVIHPLLPAFLRRYPEVDVQMVVTDQVLNPVAFDVDLAIRITDAPPPGLAGRPLMTVTHVLCATPAYLQAQGTPEHPRELAGHSCLYLGEHPDDRRWRFRRGKERVTVAVEGRYVANHSEIRLEGVMADLGIGCLPHFTAQNALAAGTIVQVLPDWVFMGAYTGTAWALYPPKRYIAPKLRVLIDHLVEGLREHQSL, encoded by the coding sequence ATGGGAATCAATCAACCCACCACGTTGTTGTCCGATCTCGCCGCCTTCGCCGCCGTGGTCGACAGCGGCAGCTTCTCGGCCGCAGCCCGGCAGCTGGGGCTGACGCCCTCAGCCGTCAGCCGACAGATCGCGCGGCTGGAGCGCACGTTGTCGACCCGGCTGCTGGAGCGCACCACGCGGCAGCTGCGGCTCTCCGAATCGGGCAGCGAGGTCTACCAGTACGGCCGGGAAATGGTGGCAGCAGCACGCGGTGCGCTGGAGGCGGCCGGCAAGTTCAGCGAAGCGCCGCGCGGCAAGGTGCGGCTGTCCGCACCCAAGGCCTTCGCCCGGCAGGTGATCCACCCGCTGTTGCCGGCCTTCCTGCGCCGCTATCCGGAAGTGGACGTGCAGATGGTGGTCACCGACCAGGTGCTCAATCCGGTCGCGTTCGATGTGGATCTGGCCATCCGCATCACCGATGCCCCGCCGCCAGGCTTGGCCGGACGGCCACTGATGACGGTCACCCACGTGCTGTGCGCAACGCCTGCCTACCTTCAGGCGCAAGGCACACCGGAGCACCCGCGCGAACTGGCCGGCCACAGCTGCCTCTACCTCGGCGAACATCCCGATGACCGACGCTGGCGCTTTCGTCGCGGCAAGGAGCGGGTGACCGTCGCCGTGGAAGGCCGCTACGTCGCCAACCACAGCGAGATCCGGCTGGAAGGAGTGATGGCCGATCTCGGTATTGGCTGCCTGCCGCATTTCACCGCGCAGAACGCGCTCGCCGCCGGCACCATCGTGCAGGTGCTGCCGGATTGGGTGTTCATGGGTGCCTATACCGGCACCGCCTGGGCGCTTTATCCACCCAAGCGCTATATCGCGCCCAAGCTCAGGGTCTTGATCGACCACCTGGTCGAGGGTCTGCGCGAACACCAGAGCCTTTAA
- a CDS encoding argininosuccinate synthase-related protein — protein sequence MQNSIRSRADLDWVGTHCDHVLTLFSGGLDSSYVLHALAGQRCKVTALTIDLGDGVNVPDLQQIASHFGAELRVIDGCQRFAEEAVLPAVRAQARYMGMYPISSSLSRPVIAQYAVQLAHELGCDAIVHTANQSQNSLRRLNGALAQLGYTGHYGTPYEYTAISREEKIEALRAEGLTRFQARGISGDANLWCREFESGSLDNPEAFWVPETLFEWTRPRSQLPDTEITLHFAAGRPIAVDDFALPLTELIAALNERVGSFGVGRYSGLEHLAGGEKVLEVREAPAATLLMDAYRHLETATIDAETLREKQAMEQLWVREALEGRWFGGLRAACEAFIQATTRTVSGTVGYRLRAGAADVCSIRANSPRYLTDRDGWEKQAARHSASRGLAELMQSHREAA from the coding sequence ATGCAGAACAGCATCAGGAGCAGGGCGGATCTCGATTGGGTCGGCACGCACTGCGATCACGTACTCACGCTATTCAGCGGCGGGCTCGACAGCAGCTATGTGCTGCATGCGCTGGCGGGTCAGCGCTGCAAGGTCACCGCGCTGACCATCGATCTGGGTGACGGCGTCAATGTGCCGGACCTGCAGCAGATTGCATCGCATTTCGGCGCGGAACTGCGGGTCATCGACGGTTGCCAGCGCTTTGCCGAGGAGGCGGTGCTGCCGGCGGTGCGTGCGCAGGCGCGCTACATGGGGATGTATCCGATCAGCTCGTCGCTGTCGCGGCCGGTGATCGCGCAATACGCGGTGCAGCTGGCGCACGAGCTCGGCTGCGATGCCATCGTGCATACCGCCAATCAGTCGCAGAACAGCCTGCGCCGGCTCAACGGCGCGCTGGCGCAATTGGGCTACACCGGACACTACGGCACGCCCTACGAGTACACCGCCATCTCGCGCGAGGAAAAGATCGAAGCCTTGCGTGCCGAGGGGCTCACTCGCTTCCAGGCGCGCGGCATCAGCGGCGACGCCAATCTGTGGTGCCGCGAGTTCGAATCGGGCTCGCTCGACAACCCGGAGGCGTTCTGGGTGCCGGAAACGCTGTTCGAATGGACCCGCCCGCGCTCGCAGTTGCCGGATACCGAGATCACGCTGCATTTCGCTGCCGGCCGGCCGATCGCCGTCGACGATTTCGCCCTGCCGCTCACCGAGCTGATCGCGGCGCTCAACGAGCGGGTCGGTTCCTTCGGCGTCGGGCGCTACAGCGGGCTGGAGCACCTGGCCGGCGGCGAGAAGGTGCTGGAAGTGCGCGAAGCCCCGGCCGCCACGCTGCTGATGGATGCCTATCGCCATCTGGAAACTGCGACGATCGATGCGGAAACGCTGCGCGAAAAGCAGGCCATGGAACAGCTGTGGGTGCGCGAGGCGCTGGAAGGGCGCTGGTTCGGCGGGCTGCGGGCTGCCTGCGAGGCCTTCATCCAGGCCACCACCCGCACCGTCAGTGGCACCGTCGGCTACCGCCTGCGTGCTGGCGCCGCGGACGTGTGCTCGATCCGCGCCAATTCGCCGCGCTATCTCACCGATCGCGATGGCTGGGAAAAACAGGCCGCCCGGCATAGCGCCAGCCGCGGTCTGGCCGAGCTGATGCAGTCGCATCGGGAGGCCGCATGA
- a CDS encoding 2OG-Fe dioxygenase family protein, whose product MMDAVAPMSLADTMSAGLVTALRSKQYAFVPGRSLQAACGLEPEVWAEFADCWERLTLDHYMGDGGRYRYRRYGAFLLGAHGELVLQPHGPYEQPRYINTLNGGVARHFDPLEPSFVHNRFLRGLLRALGRAFDAAEGTNAPWLVRLHPYRIRADGAMLGQPTPEGLHRDGVDFICTLMVERHNVEGGETRITDAAGNLLHALTLSDPLDLLVANDVTTMHGVSPITAARPDRAAWRDVLVIAYARP is encoded by the coding sequence ATGATGGACGCCGTCGCGCCGATGTCGCTGGCCGACACCATGAGCGCAGGCCTGGTGACCGCGCTGCGTAGCAAACAATACGCCTTCGTACCGGGCCGTTCCCTGCAGGCAGCCTGCGGCCTGGAGCCCGAAGTCTGGGCCGAATTCGCCGATTGCTGGGAGCGGCTGACGCTCGATCACTACATGGGCGACGGCGGCCGTTATCGCTATCGCCGCTACGGCGCCTTCCTGCTCGGCGCACACGGCGAATTGGTGCTGCAACCGCATGGCCCCTATGAGCAGCCGCGCTACATCAACACGCTCAATGGGGGCGTCGCCCGCCATTTCGATCCGCTGGAACCGAGTTTCGTCCACAACCGCTTCCTGCGCGGCCTGTTGCGTGCACTGGGCCGGGCATTCGATGCGGCCGAAGGCACGAACGCGCCGTGGCTGGTGCGGCTGCATCCGTATCGCATCCGTGCCGACGGCGCCATGCTGGGCCAGCCGACCCCCGAGGGGCTGCACCGCGACGGCGTCGACTTCATCTGCACGCTGATGGTCGAGCGCCACAACGTCGAGGGTGGCGAAACCCGCATCACCGATGCCGCTGGCAACCTGCTGCACGCGCTGACGCTGTCCGATCCGCTCGATCTGCTGGTCGCCAACGACGTGACCACCATGCACGGCGTCAGCCCCATCACCGCCGCCCGGCCCGACCGCGCGGCCTGGCGCGACGTGCTGGTGATCGCCTATGCCCGCCCCTGA
- a CDS encoding DMT family transporter, producing MNRPLSSLPWLADLMLLLVAVVWGTSYGVAKSALAFYPVLGFLAVRFCLTFVLLLPTLRELAAERGQQALKAGLPLGLILLCIFLCETFGVALTSASNAAFLISLTVVLTPFVEWLLLRRRPDSQAFVVAGISLIGAWLLTASVEFGRFNIGDGLMLAAALLRALMVSATQRLTAGKTMSMLTLTAIQSGVVGSGSLIVATLMLPHGLPALPHQPAFWIATIYLVLFCTIFAFFAQNYGVRHTGSPSRVSLLMGSEPVFGALFAAFWLGERLAPEAWLGGALIVGAALWASWPRSVLRPAAIG from the coding sequence ATGAATCGCCCCCTCAGCTCGCTCCCGTGGCTGGCCGATCTCATGTTGTTGCTGGTTGCCGTGGTCTGGGGCACCAGCTATGGCGTCGCCAAGTCTGCGCTCGCCTTCTACCCGGTGCTCGGCTTTCTTGCCGTGCGCTTCTGTCTCACCTTCGTGCTGCTGCTGCCCACGCTGCGCGAACTGGCCGCAGAACGCGGGCAGCAGGCGCTGAAGGCCGGCCTGCCGCTCGGCCTGATCCTGCTGTGCATCTTTCTGTGCGAGACCTTCGGCGTGGCGCTGACCAGCGCCAGCAATGCCGCTTTCCTGATCAGCCTGACCGTGGTGCTGACGCCCTTTGTCGAATGGCTGCTGCTGCGGCGCCGGCCTGATAGCCAGGCCTTTGTCGTGGCCGGGATCTCGTTGATCGGCGCCTGGTTGCTTACCGCTTCGGTCGAGTTTGGCCGCTTCAACATCGGCGATGGCCTGATGCTGGCAGCGGCGTTGCTACGTGCACTGATGGTCAGTGCCACACAACGGCTGACCGCCGGCAAGACCATGTCCATGCTCACGCTTACAGCCATCCAGTCCGGCGTGGTCGGCAGTGGCTCGCTGATCGTGGCCACGCTGATGCTGCCGCATGGCCTGCCGGCCTTGCCGCACCAGCCGGCGTTCTGGATCGCCACCATCTACCTCGTGTTGTTCTGCACCATCTTCGCCTTCTTCGCGCAGAACTACGGCGTGCGTCATACCGGCAGCCCCAGCCGGGTATCGCTGCTGATGGGTAGCGAACCGGTGTTTGGTGCATTGTTCGCCGCATTCTGGCTGGGCGAGCGGCTGGCGCCGGAAGCCTGGCTGGGCGGTGCGCTGATCGTGGGCGCTGCGCTCTGGGCAAGCTGGCCGCGCAGCGTGCTGCGCCCCGCGGCGATTGGATGA
- a CDS encoding trypsin-like peptidase domain-containing protein, whose amino-acid sequence MKKTLYDLLGVPATATQAEIEAQYRGRLEELAQHSADPDVENQRKFIRHAFDTLSNPTLRARYDQRLATPAPVSVSPADDGLADEAPDRRWIWLLAGVSLVLLAWWGWHRSSNQPERRQAMPVQQPALAETPESAPPAILSSSELFEATSPSIVVVVGRNGDTQLSSLGSGVVIERGEVVTNCHVVAQTPDVKVLYQGKDYSARVRYQDHGHDLCQLSVSGLDAPAARLGGPLRVGNKVFALGAPQGLELSLSEGIVSSLRDFDKAKLIQTTAAISPGSSGGGLFDERGGLVGITTFQSRTGQNLNFAVPAEWIALLPQRDGNRDALLPGEEPQPRAQAPSTGGQVEVNENLYGYWDCTTTVGNDRRYGYEFSPGGMLVFSLGEGSGKRSRFNGSYRWVRSDALTLSVPQFDPPTITLQINELSSERLVLQLPGDERHTHSCTR is encoded by the coding sequence ATGAAAAAGACGTTGTACGATCTGCTGGGCGTGCCAGCGACGGCGACACAGGCAGAGATCGAAGCCCAATATCGCGGGCGGCTGGAGGAATTGGCACAACACTCGGCCGATCCGGACGTGGAAAACCAACGCAAGTTCATCCGCCATGCGTTCGATACGCTGAGCAACCCCACGCTGCGCGCCCGCTACGATCAACGCCTGGCAACACCGGCCCCGGTGAGCGTCAGCCCGGCCGACGACGGCCTCGCCGATGAGGCGCCGGACCGGCGCTGGATCTGGCTGTTGGCCGGGGTATCACTCGTGTTGCTGGCCTGGTGGGGCTGGCATCGCAGTTCGAATCAACCGGAACGCCGGCAGGCGATGCCCGTGCAGCAACCCGCCCTGGCCGAAACTCCCGAAAGCGCGCCACCGGCGATCCTATCGAGCAGCGAGCTGTTCGAGGCGACCAGCCCCAGCATCGTGGTGGTGGTCGGCCGCAATGGTGATACCCAGTTGAGCAGTCTGGGCAGCGGCGTGGTGATCGAGCGCGGCGAAGTCGTCACCAACTGCCACGTGGTGGCGCAAACACCCGATGTGAAAGTCCTTTACCAGGGCAAGGACTATTCAGCGCGGGTGCGCTACCAGGATCACGGTCACGATCTTTGCCAGCTGTCGGTGTCCGGCCTCGACGCACCGGCGGCACGGCTGGGTGGGCCTTTGCGGGTAGGCAACAAGGTGTTTGCGCTGGGCGCTCCGCAGGGGCTGGAGCTGTCGCTGAGCGAAGGCATCGTCTCCTCGCTGCGCGACTTCGACAAGGCCAAGCTGATCCAAACGACTGCGGCCATTTCGCCGGGCTCCAGCGGCGGCGGCCTGTTCGACGAACGTGGAGGGCTGGTCGGCATCACCACCTTCCAATCCAGGACCGGACAGAACCTCAATTTCGCCGTGCCGGCCGAGTGGATCGCCCTGCTGCCGCAGCGTGACGGCAACCGCGACGCGCTGTTGCCAGGGGAGGAACCGCAACCCCGTGCCCAAGCACCGTCTACCGGCGGCCAGGTCGAGGTGAACGAAAACCTTTATGGCTACTGGGATTGCACCACCACCGTGGGTAACGACCGTCGCTATGGCTATGAATTCAGCCCCGGCGGCATGCTGGTCTTCTCCCTCGGCGAAGGCTCGGGCAAGCGGAGTCGTTTCAACGGCAGCTACCGCTGGGTACGCAGCGATGCGTTGACGCTCTCGGTACCGCAGTTCGACCCGCCGACGATCACGCTGCAGATCAATGAACTGAGCAGTGAACGACTGGTGTTGCAGCTACCGGGCGACGAGCGCCATACGCATTCCTGCACCCGGTAG
- a CDS encoding BufA1 family periplasmic bufferin-type metallophore translates to MNKPLLAASALAAVLGATVATPALAAEKEKCFGVAKAGQNDCKANGHSCAGQAAADNDKAEWKFVAAGTCEKMGGSLKAM, encoded by the coding sequence ATGAACAAGCCCCTGCTTGCCGCTTCCGCCCTCGCCGCCGTGCTCGGGGCCACTGTTGCGACCCCTGCACTCGCGGCGGAGAAGGAAAAGTGTTTCGGCGTGGCCAAGGCCGGACAGAACGATTGCAAGGCCAATGGCCATTCCTGCGCCGGGCAGGCCGCCGCCGACAACGACAAGGCCGAATGGAAGTTCGTGGCTGCGGGCACCTGCGAGAAGATGGGCGGCTCGCTCAAGGCCATGTGA
- the bufB gene encoding MNIO family bufferin maturase produces the protein MVHRSAQAGLGLRSPHIAEVLATWPDVAWWEVHSENYFGGGEPIAALERVRAHYPVSLHGVGLGLGSVDPLDAVHLAQLVALVERIEPIRVSEHLCWNRHDGRYFPDLLPVPRLEGVLPLLAERIGAVQDALGSQLLLENVSGYVAFAGETLTEAELLAELVARTGCGVLLDVNNLHVNTLNLGIDARAELARLPVGGVGEIHVAGFEVFDGRAIDTHGAPVCDAVWSLLDAALACFGPQPVLLERDTRLPPLPALLAEYDMLRARIGAAEALPC, from the coding sequence ATGGTCCATCGTTCCGCGCAGGCCGGGCTCGGCCTGCGCTCCCCCCATATCGCCGAGGTGCTGGCTACTTGGCCCGACGTGGCCTGGTGGGAGGTGCACAGCGAAAACTACTTTGGTGGCGGCGAGCCGATCGCCGCGCTGGAGCGCGTTCGCGCGCACTACCCGGTGAGCCTGCACGGTGTCGGCCTGGGCCTTGGCAGTGTCGATCCGCTCGATGCGGTGCATCTGGCGCAACTCGTTGCACTGGTTGAGCGTATCGAGCCGATCAGGGTGTCCGAGCACCTGTGCTGGAATCGCCATGACGGGCGCTACTTCCCGGACCTGCTGCCGGTGCCACGGCTGGAGGGTGTACTGCCCTTGCTGGCCGAGCGGATAGGCGCGGTGCAGGACGCACTGGGGAGCCAGCTATTGCTCGAAAACGTCTCCGGCTACGTCGCGTTTGCCGGTGAAACGCTGACCGAGGCCGAATTGCTGGCCGAGCTGGTAGCCCGCACCGGCTGCGGCGTGCTGCTCGACGTGAACAACCTGCACGTCAATACACTCAACCTTGGTATCGATGCACGCGCCGAGCTCGCGCGGCTGCCCGTTGGCGGGGTCGGCGAAATCCATGTGGCTGGCTTCGAGGTGTTCGACGGCAGGGCCATCGATACCCATGGTGCGCCGGTGTGCGATGCCGTGTGGTCGTTGCTCGATGCCGCGCTGGCGTGCTTCGGGCCGCAGCCGGTGCTGCTCGAACGCGATACCCGGTTGCCGCCGTTGCCAGCGTTGCTGGCCGAGTACGACATGCTGCGTGCGCGCATCGGCGCGGCGGAAGCGCTGCCATGCTGA
- a CDS encoding HvfC/BufC N-terminal domain-containing protein → MLSYATALADFAQALEDPVRVPNGFADAAGLAVYRNNVLLNRVHALTQAYPTVAELVGEAAFAALARDYVRATPAESANLHDDGAPLAAFLAGYTPAAGLPYLADVARFDWARHRAYYAADVAPLDPVRLAGLDAESLMSARLRLHPSLAVVASSHWPIADIQVMHEGGMPAALDAGAQTVMVWRAGLSVCWRAIDAVSAHLLQALLSGQRVGEALTDEAQNVALALVFAEQLVTGLE, encoded by the coding sequence ATGCTGAGCTATGCAACCGCGCTCGCCGATTTCGCCCAGGCGCTCGAAGACCCCGTGCGTGTTCCAAACGGGTTCGCCGATGCGGCGGGGCTCGCGGTCTATCGCAATAACGTGCTGCTGAACCGGGTACATGCACTCACGCAGGCCTATCCGACGGTAGCCGAGCTGGTCGGCGAGGCTGCATTCGCGGCGCTGGCACGCGACTACGTGCGGGCAACACCGGCGGAATCGGCCAACCTGCACGATGACGGCGCACCGCTCGCGGCCTTTCTTGCCGGCTATACGCCGGCGGCCGGGTTGCCGTATCTGGCGGATGTGGCGCGCTTCGACTGGGCGCGTCATCGTGCGTACTACGCTGCTGATGTGGCGCCGCTGGATCCGGTGCGGCTCGCCGGCCTCGATGCCGAGTCCTTGATGTCGGCGCGCTTGCGATTGCATCCGTCGTTGGCCGTGGTGGCATCGAGCCATTGGCCGATCGCCGATATCCAGGTCATGCATGAAGGCGGCATGCCGGCAGCACTCGACGCCGGCGCTCAAACCGTCATGGTCTGGCGCGCGGGTTTGAGCGTGTGCTGGCGGGCGATCGATGCCGTCAGCGCCCACCTGCTGCAGGCGTTGCTGTCCGGCCAACGCGTCGGCGAGGCCCTGACCGACGAGGCGCAGAACGTGGCACTGGCGCTGGTGTTTGCCGAGCAACTGGTCACAGGACTGGAGTGA
- a CDS encoding DoxX family protein produces MMMLHRCVAWYAAACRLLDRLQPLFALAARIYLARVFLLAGLTKLRDWDVTLLLFTEEYHVPLLPPGVAAVAGTVTELFFPVLLLFGLGGRVAALVLFVFNTVAVISYPGLEAVEIKDHVLWGVLLMYLVVHGTGTWSLSRWVGRGSTSR; encoded by the coding sequence ATGATGATGTTGCACCGTTGTGTTGCCTGGTATGCGGCTGCCTGCCGCCTGCTTGATCGCTTGCAGCCGCTATTCGCGCTGGCAGCCAGGATCTATCTTGCGCGCGTATTCCTGCTTGCCGGCCTCACCAAGCTGCGCGACTGGGATGTGACGCTGTTGCTGTTCACCGAGGAATACCATGTACCGCTGTTGCCGCCAGGCGTCGCGGCAGTAGCCGGTACGGTGACCGAGCTCTTCTTTCCTGTCCTGCTGCTGTTCGGCTTGGGCGGCCGTGTGGCTGCACTGGTGCTGTTCGTGTTCAACACCGTGGCAGTGATCTCGTATCCGGGGCTGGAGGCAGTGGAGATCAAGGACCATGTGCTGTGGGGCGTGCTGTTGATGTACCTGGTGGTCCATGGCACTGGTACGTGGTCACTGTCGCGCTGGGTTGGGCGGGGAAGCACATCGAGATGA
- a CDS encoding sigma-70 family RNA polymerase sigma factor, with protein MNARDWHADDYLATLRRDLLRFALLQLRDLAAAEDAVQEALAAAWAGESEFAGQSQHKTWVFGILRHKLIDTMRRRRRTVNLSALEDELADDAALDQLLFNASGHWDAAVRPRAWPQPETAVHQRQFWQLFHACLDLLPAQTGRVFAMRELLDMEPDEICGELAISSNHCSVLLYRARLRLRTCLSEKGYGARELSDEV; from the coding sequence ATGAACGCCAGGGACTGGCACGCCGATGACTACCTTGCCACCTTGCGACGCGATCTGCTGCGCTTTGCCCTGCTGCAGCTGCGCGATCTCGCGGCGGCCGAGGATGCGGTGCAGGAAGCGCTGGCAGCGGCCTGGGCGGGCGAGTCCGAATTCGCCGGCCAGTCGCAACACAAGACCTGGGTCTTCGGCATTCTGCGCCACAAGCTGATCGACACGATGCGCCGGCGGCGGCGCACGGTGAACCTGTCGGCGCTGGAGGACGAGCTGGCCGACGATGCCGCGCTGGACCAACTGCTGTTCAATGCCAGTGGCCATTGGGATGCTGCCGTGCGGCCCCGCGCCTGGCCGCAACCGGAAACCGCCGTGCACCAGCGGCAGTTCTGGCAGCTGTTTCATGCCTGCCTCGATCTGTTGCCGGCACAGACCGGGCGCGTGTTCGCGATGCGCGAGCTGTTGGATATGGAGCCCGACGAGATCTGCGGCGAGCTCGCCATCAGCAGCAACCACTGCAGCGTGCTGCTGTACCGGGCGAGGCTGCGCTTGCGCACCTGCCTCTCCGAAAAAGGCTATGGCGCGAGGGAACTGAGCGATGAAGTGTAG
- a CDS encoding zf-HC2 domain-containing protein: MKCREATRLMSDAQDRVLTAPERLALAAHLPLCSGCRNYRKQLAVMRHAAMVLREGGADEDAIGR; the protein is encoded by the coding sequence ATGAAGTGTAGAGAAGCAACCCGGCTGATGTCGGATGCACAGGACCGTGTCTTGACCGCACCGGAGCGGTTGGCGCTGGCGGCCCACCTGCCGCTATGCAGCGGCTGCCGCAACTACCGCAAGCAGCTCGCTGTGATGCGTCATGCGGCGATGGTGCTGCGCGAGGGCGGGGCGGACGAGGACGCGATCGGGCGCTGA
- the asd gene encoding archaetidylserine decarboxylase (Phosphatidylserine decarboxylase is synthesized as a single chain precursor. Generation of the pyruvoyl active site from a Ser is coupled to cleavage of a Gly-Ser bond between the larger (beta) and smaller (alpha chains). It is an integral membrane protein.) — MSDRLFVLLQHLAPKLALTVFAGWVATPQRGWVTTRIIQRFVRKYGVNMAEAADPDITSYKSFNDFFTRALKPGARPLADSTLVCPVDGAISQFGRIDGDQIFQAKGHSYTTRALVGGDAALAKEFEHGSFATIYLSPKDYHRIHMPCNGRLTRMIYVPGELYSVNPATARGVPGLFARNERVVCVFDGARGPFVLVLVGATIVGSMATVWHGVVNPPRAGEVREWRYDDQQITLKQGEEMGRFLLGSTVVLLFPQALDFNPDWAPARSIRLGEAMAG, encoded by the coding sequence GTGTCCGACCGTCTCTTCGTCCTGCTCCAGCACCTTGCGCCCAAGCTGGCACTGACCGTGTTCGCCGGCTGGGTGGCCACACCGCAGCGCGGCTGGGTCACTACCCGCATCATCCAGCGCTTCGTCAGGAAGTACGGCGTGAACATGGCGGAAGCGGCCGATCCGGACATCACCAGTTACAAGAGCTTCAACGATTTCTTCACCCGTGCGCTGAAGCCCGGCGCCCGCCCACTGGCCGACTCCACGCTGGTCTGCCCCGTCGATGGCGCCATCAGCCAGTTCGGCCGCATCGATGGCGACCAGATCTTCCAGGCCAAGGGCCACAGCTATACCACCCGTGCGCTGGTCGGCGGCGACGCGGCCCTTGCCAAGGAGTTCGAGCACGGCAGCTTTGCCACCATCTATCTCAGTCCCAAGGACTATCACCGCATCCACATGCCGTGCAATGGCCGGCTCACCCGCATGATCTATGTACCGGGCGAGCTCTATTCGGTAAACCCCGCCACCGCCCGTGGCGTGCCGGGCCTCTTTGCCCGCAACGAGCGCGTGGTGTGCGTGTTCGACGGAGCGCGAGGTCCGTTCGTGCTGGTGTTGGTGGGAGCCACCATCGTCGGCAGCATGGCTACCGTCTGGCACGGCGTGGTGAACCCGCCGCGCGCTGGCGAGGTGCGCGAGTGGCGCTACGACGATCAGCAGATCACGCTCAAGCAGGGCGAGGAAATGGGCCGCTTCCTGCTGGGCTCCACCGTGGTCCTGCTGTTCCCGCAGGCACTCGATTTCAATCCGGACTGGGCTCCGGCCCGATCGATACGGCTCGGCGAAGCCATGGCAGGCTGA